A genomic region of Halobacteriovorax sp. DA5 contains the following coding sequences:
- a CDS encoding beta-ketoacyl-ACP synthase III — protein sequence MDIKVKIKGTGIYAPKEVRTNVDLESMVETSDEWIYERTGIRQRHICSTEGGEWPSDMAYHATQDALKAANLEPNDIDMIIFASVTPDYKLPNTACILQQKLGITNKCAAIDIAAACSGFVYGLNMVTGLIRMGAIKNALVVGSEMLSREVNWEDRNTCILFGDGCGVAIVGANEDGDDSDILSLELGADGAGKEFFDQPVGGAVDPITSQHLNERTHFMQMKGKEMFRVATRTLAENAKKVLEKAGKDLEEVDWLIPHQANVRIIETTGKLLGINPEKVIVNIDKYANTSAATVPIAMHEAIVDGRIKRGQLLLLDAFGAGLTSGATLLRY from the coding sequence TCGACCTAGAAAGTATGGTTGAAACAAGTGACGAATGGATTTATGAAAGAACGGGAATCCGTCAGCGTCATATTTGCTCAACAGAAGGTGGCGAGTGGCCAAGTGATATGGCCTACCATGCAACTCAAGATGCACTAAAAGCGGCAAACCTTGAGCCAAATGATATTGATATGATTATCTTCGCATCGGTTACTCCAGATTATAAACTTCCAAATACAGCTTGTATTCTTCAACAAAAGCTAGGAATCACAAATAAGTGTGCGGCCATTGATATTGCAGCAGCATGTTCTGGATTTGTTTACGGTTTAAATATGGTGACAGGACTTATTCGCATGGGTGCAATTAAGAATGCCCTTGTTGTTGGTTCGGAAATGTTATCTAGAGAAGTGAACTGGGAAGATCGTAACACTTGTATTCTTTTTGGAGATGGTTGTGGTGTTGCCATTGTTGGTGCAAACGAAGATGGTGATGACTCAGATATCCTTTCACTTGAATTAGGTGCAGATGGTGCAGGTAAAGAATTCTTTGACCAACCAGTTGGTGGAGCAGTTGATCCAATTACATCTCAACACCTAAACGAGAGAACTCACTTTATGCAAATGAAAGGTAAAGAAATGTTCCGTGTAGCAACGAGAACTCTTGCCGAAAATGCTAAAAAAGTTTTAGAAAAAGCAGGTAAAGACTTAGAAGAAGTTGATTGGTTAATCCCTCACCAAGCAAACGTAAGAATCATCGAAACAACAGGAAAACTTCTAGGAATCAACCCAGAGAAAGTAATTGTTAATATTGATAAGTACGCAAATACATCGGCGGCAACTGTTCCAATCGCAATGCACGAAGCAATTGTTGATGGAAGAATCAAACGTGGTCAGCTACTATTACTAGATGCGTTTGGTGCAGGTTTAACTAGTGGAGCAACTCTACTTAGATATTAA